Genomic segment of Pseudomonas iranensis:
TGACCAGCACCAGCGTCAGCAACAACGCCGCGCCGCCAGCGTTATGGGCGACGGCCACTGGTAGCGGTAGATGAAACAGCACGTTGCTGATGCCGAGGGTGATCTGCGCGGCGAGGGCGATCAGCAGCAATCCGGCCAATCGGGTCATGCCTACCGCTTTCAACTGCCAGGCCAGACCGAGCAGTACGACCGTCACCAGCAAAGCGCCGATGCGGTGAGTCAGGTGAATCGCCGTGCGCGCGTCGCTATCGAGTTGTCCGCCGAGATAATTCGGGCCGATGTGCTGGGTCAGGTGGAAACCGTTGGCGAAGTCCGCCGGCGGCAGCCATTGGCCGTGGCAGGTGGGGAAGTCGATGCAGGCCACCGCTGCGTAGTTGGAACTGACCCAGCCGCCCAAGGCGATCTGGCCGATCACCAGCAGCAGGCCCGCCGTCGCCCAGTATTGCAGGCGCTTCGGTACCGTCAGCGCCGGCAGCACGCCGGACAACCTCAGCGTCAGCAGGAACAGCAGACTCAACGTGGCAAAGCCGCCGAGCAAATGCCCGGTGACCACTTGCGGCCAAAGCTTGAGCGTCACCGTCCACATGCCGAACGCTGCCTGAGCGATGACCACCGCCAGCAGAAACAGCGGCAGTTTCACCGGCTGGCCCGGATGGCGCCGGTTGGCCCAGGCGCGCCCCGCCAGCACTGAAATCAGCAAGCCGAGGGTGCCGGCGAAGTAGCGGTGAATCATCTCGTTCCAGCCCTTGTGCGCCTCCACTGGCGCGTCAGGGAAATGCAGTTCGGCATGGGCCAGTTGCGCCTCGCTTTCTGGCACGCTGATAAAGCCGTAGCAGCCTGGCCAGTCCGGGCAGCCGAGGCCGGCGTGGGTCAGGCGCGTATAGGCGCCGAGCAGCACGACAATCAGCGCCAGCAGGGTGGCAAACAGCGCGAGGCGAAATCCAGGTTTGGCCATGACGATGCCCTTATCCGATGTTCGACAGTTTCAGCAGATGCCGCAGGTCGTTAAGCAGATCCTTGCCCTTCACATTCGGCTCGTAACGCAGCACCAGATTGCCGTGCGGGTCGACGATCCACAGCTGCGGCACAGCTTTATCGCCGGTGGTCCTGGCGAACACCCCGGCATCCAGCGGATAGCGCTGCAACTGCGGATATTCGCGGTCGAGTTTGGCGGCGTAATCAGCGCTCAGTGGTTGCGCGGCGGCGAGGGCGTGGCTGGCGCGCCCGGCTTCGCGGCCGAGGCTGATCTGGATCTGCCGCGCCAGATAAACCAGTTGCTGGCAATCGACGGCACAATCCTTCGGCGCTGTGACCAGAATCTGCCAGCGCTGCTCATCGGCCTGTACGCCGAGGTCGGCGCGGGTCTGGCCGTTGCCGATCAGCTCGCCGTGGTAGCTGCGTCCTTCCGGCACCCAGAACTGCAATTTGTACATGCCGGTGGCGAGCAGCATCGGCCCGACCACGCCAAGCACGATCAGCAACAATTGAATGCGCCCGCGCCGGCGGCTGGGAACGGGTTTGGCCTCAGACATGCTGGGTGGATTCATGGCGCTTCCCATGGCGTTTCTCCTTTGCGTTGTGCCAGCCCAAATAGAGGTAGAGCCCGAGCAACGCCGTGGCCATGGCGAACCATTGCACGGCGTAGCCGAGGTGTTTTTCCGGACCCATCGCGACTACCGGCCAATCGGTCTGATAGCTGGCGGGGCCGGGTTCGGCGCGTAATTCGTAGGCGAAGCCGTCGCGCTCCAGGGTTTGCCACAATTTGCCCGGCTCGACGGCGGTAATGGTTTGCGGCCAGACATGGCTGACCGGATCGGCGTGCAACTGGAACGTTGCGCCGGGGGCGACATAGACCCAGGCGTCGAGCGTCAGCGCCTCGGCCGGTGTCGTGAATTGCGGCGGCACGCGCCGATCGGGCCATGGCAGCCAGCCGCGATTGACCAGCAGCCAGAGGCCGCTGCGTTGGTCCTGAAACGGTTGCAGCAATTCGACGCCGACCTTGCCGCCACGCTGGCGGTTGTCCAGCAACAGCGTGTGGGCGGGGTCGAACTGGCCGTGCAGGCGCACGCGGCGGTAAGCCGGGTCGGCGTTGCCGAGCAGTTCACTGCTGGCCAGCGGTTCGGCCACGCGACGTTCGGCATAACTGGCCAGCAGCGCGGTTTTCTCCGCGCCCCGGCCCAGTTGCCAGAAGCCCAGTGCAACCATCAGCGGCAGCAACAGCGCCACCACGACAGTGGGAATCACGCCCGGGCGAAAGCACTTCATGGGCGCGCCATAAAGTCAGTCATCGCGATCGCTATACTCAAGTGCATCGCCTGTCCCCCGGAGTCTTGCCATGTTCAAAGCAGCGATCGTCCTGATGCTGATTGCCACGGTCGTCAGCCTGTTCAGCGGCCTGTTTTTCCTGGTCAAGGACGACAGCAGCTCCAATCGGCTGGTCATCGCCTTGAGTGTTCGGGTGGCACTGGCCGTGGTCACCGTCGGCCTGATGGCCTGGGGTTTCTACAGCGGCCAGTTGGTGTCCCACGTACCGTGGTAGCTGCAAGCTACAAGCGGCAAGCTACAAGTTGGGAGCCATCCCGCTTTGACTTGAAGCTTGCAGCTAGCAACTTGCAGCTGTTTTCAGAGCACATAAACGAAGAAGAACAAACCGATCCACACCACATCGACGAAGTGCCAATACCAGCTCGCCGCCTCGAAACCGAATTGGTGCTCGTTGTCGAAATGGCCTTTCATGATGCGCATCAGCATCACGAACAGGATGATCGTGCCGATGGTAACGTGGGCGCCGTGGAACCCGGTGAGCATGAAGAACGTCGCGCCGTAGATGCCCGAACCGAGGGTCAGGCCCAGCTCTTGGTAGGCGTGGATGTATTCCTCGGCCTGGAAACCGAGGAACGCGATGCCCAGCAGCACGGTGATCGCCAGCCACAGTTTCAGCGCGCCGCGATGGCCTTTCTTCAGTGCGTGGTGGGCGATGGTGATGGTCACGCTGGAGCTGACCAGCAGGATCGTGTTGAGTAGCGGCAGGCCCCACGGGCTGATGACGTCCTTGGGTGGGGGGAACAGTTTCGGGTCGGGGTTGTTCAGCAACGGCCAGACATATTCGAAGTTCGGCCAGAGCATTTCCGACAAGCCCTTGCTGCCTTCGCCGGCCAGCCCCGGTGCCGACACGACGCGGATATAGAACAGCGCGCCGAAGAAGGCGACGAAGAACATCACCTCGGAAAAGATGAACCAGCTCATGCCCCAGCGGAACGAGCGGTCCAGCTGCGGGCTGTACAGCCCCGCGCGACTTTCCTTGATCACCGCACCGAACCAGCCGAACAGCATGTACGCCAGCAGCAGGCCGCCGACGAAAAAGATCAGCGGGCCGTGGGAATCCGGGCGTGCGGCCTTGAGATCGTTGAACCAGGTGGCGAGGCCGTAGACGGTGACGAACATCCCGAGCGTGGCGATGATCGGCCATTTGCTCTGGGCCGGGACGTAATAATGCTCATGAGTTGCCATTTATTGTTCTCCTTATCGGCCACGCTCAGCCGCCAGTGTTAACAGCCACCGGCGGATGTCGGGCGGTGATATCGAACAGCGTGTAGGACAGCGTCAGATGCTTCACTTCCTTGGGCATGTCGCGGTCAACGATGAAACGCACCGGCATTTCGATCTGCTGACCGGGTTGCAGCACCTGCTGGGTAAAACAAAAGCATTCGGTCTTGTGGAAAAACGCTGCGGCGTTGCTCGGCGCGATGCTCGGCACCGCTTGCGCACTCATCGGCTTGTCGGTGGGATTGCGCGCGATGAACACCATTTCGTTGACCGCGCCGGGGTTGGCAGTCAGCTCGTCGTGCTTGGGATAAAAGTCCCATGGCATGTCCGCGGTGTTGGTCGAGAGAAACTGCACGCGCACTTGGCGCGAGGTGTCGACCACTTGCTCGCCCGCATACTGGCCGCCGGTCTTGCCGTTGATGCCGAAGGCTTTGCACATCACGTCATAGATCGGCACCAGGGCAAAACCGAAGACGAACATCGCCACCACCACCAGCAGCAGACGAGTGACGAGTTTCTTCAGCGAGATCGAGTCAGCCATGATTTTCAGCCTCGACATGAACCCCTGTGGGAGCGAGCCTGCTCGCGAAGCAGACGCCGCGGTGCTTCAGACACACCGCGTCAGCGTTCTTCGCGAGCAGGCTCGCTCCCACAAAGGACTCCATGTTCATTTCACTTCCGGCGGCGTGGTGAAGGTGTGGTACGGCGCTGGCGACGGCACGCTCCACTCCAGCCCTTCGGCGCCGTCCCATGGTTTGGCCGGGGCCGGTGCGCCGCCTCGAATGGTCTTGATGACGATGAACAGGAAAAAGATCTGCGTGGCGCCGAACATGAATGCGCCGATCGACGAGACCATGTTGAAATCGGCGAACTGCAGGTTGTAGTCCGGGATCCGTCGCGGCATCCCCGCAAGACCGACGAAGTGCATCGGGAAGAAGGTCAGGTTCATGCCGACGAACGACAGCCAGAAATGCAGCTTGCCGAGGGTCTCGTCGTACATGTGCCCGGTCCACTTCGGCAGCCAGTAATAGGCCGAGGCGAAGATGCCGAAGATCGCCCCCGGCACCAGAACATAGTGGAAGTGCGCGACCACGAAGTAGGTGTCCTGATACTGGAAGTCCGCCGGGGCGATGGCCAGCATCAGCCCGGAGAAACCGCCAATCGAGAACAGAATGACGAATGCCACGGCAAACAGCATTGGCGTCTCGAAGGTCATCGAGCCTTGCCACATGGTGCTCGCCCAGTTGAAGACTTTCACACCCGTCGGCACGGCGATCAGCATGGTCGCGTACATGAAGAACAACTCGCCCACCAGCGGAATGCCGACCACAAACATGTGGTGCGCCCAGACGATGAACGACAGGAACGCGATGCTCGCCGTGGCGTAGACCATCGAGGTGTAGCCGAACAGCGGCTTGCGCGCGAAGGTCGGGATGATCTGGCTGACCGCGCCGAACGCCGGCAGGATCATGATGTACACCTCGGGGTGGCCGAAGAACCAGAACACATGCTGGAACAGCACCGGGTCACCACCGCCGGCAGCACTGAAGAAACTGGTGCCAAAGTGGATGTCCATGAGCATCATCGTCACGCACCCGGCGAGCACCGGCATCACTGCGATCAGCAGAAACGCGGTGATCAGCCAGGTCCAGACGAACAGCGGCATTTTCATCAGGGTCATGCCGGGCGCGCGCAGGTTGAGGATGGTCGCGACCACGTTGATCGCGCCCATGATCGAACTGATGCCCATCAAGTGGATGGCGAAGATGAAGAACGTCACGCTCTCCGGTGCGTAAGTGGTGGACAGCGGCGCGTAGAAGGTCCAGCCGAAATTTGGCCCGCCACCCGGGGTGAACAGTGTCGAGACCAGCAGCAGAAACGCCGCCGGCAACAGCCAGAAGCTGAAGTTGTTCATCCGGGGCAGGGCCATGTCCGGCGCGCCGACCATCAACGGAATCATCCAGTTGGCGAGACCGACGAATGCCGGCATCACCGCACCGAACACCATGACCAGACCGTGCATGGTGGTCATCTGGTTGAAGAATTCCGGCTGCACGATCTGCAGGCCGGGCTGGAACAGCTCGGCGCGAATGACCATGGCGAACGAGCCGCCGAGCAGGAACATGCAGAAGGCAAACCACAGGTACAGCGTGCCGATGTCCTTGTGGTTGGTGGTCAGCACCCAGCGCATCAGGCCTTTGGCGGGGCCGTGGGCGTGGTCGGCGTGACCGTGGTCATCGATGACAGCGCTCATGGCCGGTCTCCTTCACGAAAGTGGACGGGGCAGGCCAGGGCGCGCTGCCCCGACCGGTTCACTGAATACGCAATTGACCGGCTCATTTGCTTTCCGCCTGTTTCAGCTCCAGCACTTCTTTTGGCGTGACCATGTCGCCCTTGTTGTTGCCCCAGGCGTTACGTTCGTAAGTCACGACCGCTGCGATATCGACTTCCGACAGCTGTTTGCCGAACGCCGCCATGGCGGTGCCGGGTTTGCCGTGGTAGACGATGCTCAGGTGATCCTTGATCGGCCCGGTGGCGATTTTCGAGCCCTTGAGTGCCGGGAACATCGGCGGCAGGCCCTGGCCTTCGGCTTGGTGACAGGCCACGCAAGTGGTGTGGTAAACCTTGTCGCCGCGCTCATTGAGCTCGTCGAGGGTCCATTCCTTGCTGGTCAGTTCTTTGAGCTGCGCGGCCTCGGCCTTGCGCTCGGCGAGCCATTTTTCATAGTCGGCCTGTTCCTTGACCTCGACCACGATCGGCATGAAGCCGTGATCCTTGCCGCACAATTCGGCGCACTGGCCACGGTAGAGACCGGGCTTGTCGATGCGCGTCCAGGCTTCGTTGACGAATCCGGGGATCGCATCGCGCTTGACCGCAAACGCCGGCACCCACCAGGAGTGAATGACGTCAGCCGAGGTCACCAGAAAGCGCACCTTGGCGCCGATCGGCAGCACCAGCGGCTTGTCGACTTCGAGCAAGTAATGCTCGCCCTTGGCTTCCTTGTTGTGGATCTGCTCGGCGGGGGTGGCCAGGTTGCTGAAGAACTCGACGTCCTGGCCCAGGTATTTGTAATGCCACTTCCACTGATAACCGGTGATCTGGATATCGATGTCCGGCTCGCTGGTGTCGTACATCTTGATCAGCGTCGCGGTGGCGGGGACGGCCATGGCCACCAGGATCAGCAGCGGCACGATGGTCCACATGATCTCGACGCCGGTGCTTTCGTGGAATTTGGCTGCGACCTGGCCGGTGGAGCGGCGGTGCACCATCATCGACCAGAACATTGCGCCGAAGACGATGATCCCGATCACCACACAGATCCAGAAAATGGTCATGTGCAGGTCGAATACTGCGTGACTGATTTCAGTCGCTCCAGGCGCCATATTCACAGTCCATGCCGCGTTGGCCGGGCTGAAAATCGACCACAACAGGAGGCCCATCCAGACATGTGGATGTCGCATCATTGCGGGTTCCCCTTATCGTTCTTGTTATCCCGCCGGCGTATCGCCTGCGGCAAGGGAGCGGCTGCATCAGACTACGAACTTGAATCGCCGGGCCTTGCTGCGGGTGCAGTCGGGCGTCATCAGCTAACTCCATTCATTGGCGAGTATAGACAGCGCCCGGGAATTGCAACCCGGTCACGTAAATGAGCTGAAACACCCGGCGCTTGCGTTCAAGTGCCCGAATGGAGAAGGATGCAGACGAGTGGTGGCGAATGGATATAACGCAGCTGCATCAAGGATGAAATAATTATGACAAATGCGTCTTAGCGTTTTTTGTAAGCCAGCTAAGTTATGTCTTCCCTATTTCATTGCCTTGTTTCCTGGAGTTTTCATGAACACCGCCGCATTGCGCGAGCAGATCCAAAAAGCCCAACAGCACGAAAAGGACACCGGCCTGCTGACCCGTCAGCTGGAAAGCAAGCTGCCTCACCTGCACCCGGCGATCCAGTTGCCGGAAGCCGACGCCCAGGGCGTGCTGACGCGTTTTGTCGCCGCCTACATCGATGAAGTACCGGACCTGCTGGATGCAGCCAATGAAGTCGCCAGGGAAGCGGGAATCGAATCGCAGATCAAACCGGTGCTGAAAATCGCCGAGCAGTATTTCCTCCAGCCGCTGGCGATCATGGCCGGACACGTCGGCCTGGACAGCCTGCTCGACGAGGCCTATCTGGCACACCGTTTTGTCGAAGAGGTCAACGACCTGTACATCAAGCATTTCGGCCAGCCATTGATTCCCTTGGACATGACGGTCGCCAACCTGATTGCTCACCAATTGATCGGTGAGGAATTCGCCAACCAACTGGACGAAGCGGTGCATCACGCGATCGACGAGATGCTCAACGAAGAGAGTTTTGCTTTGGAGTCGGTAGAAGCCTATCGCGAAAAACTCAGCAGTCCGGACACTGGCGCGGCGTGGAAACGCTGGCCGTGCATGAGCCGCCGGTTGGGTGTGGGGCTTGAGCTCGATCAGCCTGCTGCCTGATTTTCTTGTGTCATAAATCCAGTGTGGGAGCGAGCCTGCTGGCGAATGCGGTCGATCATTCAACATCTCTGTTGGCTGATGTTCCGTTTTCGCGAGCAGGCTCGCTCCCACAGGGTTTGCGTTTTGAGGTCGACTTCTAACCCGCCGCACCAATCCCGGTATTGGTCCGCACCCGGCCTTCCAGCCTGCGCTTCAACCCGCGCGATTCGATCAACAGCTTCGACCCCTTCGCCGCATTCGCCCGGCCCCATTCCTCAAGCAACTCGAGACAGGAATGGTCGATGTAGCTCAGGTTGTTCAGCGGCACATGCACCGTCGTGCCGTGGGGAATGCTGCCCAGCACCTGGGTCAGCGCCGGCACTTTGAGGAACGTCGCCGCGCCGACCAGGCGCAATTCCATTTCGCCGTCCTGCGGCAGGTCGATCAGGCTGATTTTCAGGCGCGAAGCCTTGAATGCCAGTTTCAACATGGTCAGGCCGAAACCGATCAGCACACCGGTGAGCAGATCAGTGAAGATGATCGCCAGCGCCGTCGCAGCGTAGGTGAACATTGGCATCCGCCCGTACCGACCCAGACCACGGAAAGCTTTCAGGTCGACCAGTTTGAAACCGGTATACACCAGCACACCCGCCAGACTCGCCACCGGAATGCTTTGCAACACGCTCGACAGCAACAGCACGAATGCCAGCAGCCACAGGCCATGGAAAATCGTCGAGTAGCGTGTGGTCGCACCGGCCTGAACGTTGGCCGAACTGCGCACGATCACCCCGGTCATCGGCAGCGCGCCGACCAGGCCGCAGAGCATGTTGCCGACACCTTGTGCCGACAGTTCACGGTCGAAGTCCGAACGCACGCCGCTGTGCATGCGATCCACCGCCGCAGCGGACAGCAGGGTTTCGGCACTGGCGATAAACGCCACGGCGAACGCGGCGATCAGCAGCGTCGGGTCGGCCAGGCTCATCAGGTCGGCCGGCTTGAGCCAATCGATCGCCTCGGCCAGATTCGCCGGTACCTCGACGCGCTTGACCTGCAACGCCAGCATCAGGCTCGCCACCGTCGCCAGACCCACACCGAGCAATGCGCCGGGAATGAAGCGCAGCGAA
This window contains:
- a CDS encoding COX15/CtaA family protein codes for the protein MAKPGFRLALFATLLALIVVLLGAYTRLTHAGLGCPDWPGCYGFISVPESEAQLAHAELHFPDAPVEAHKGWNEMIHRYFAGTLGLLISVLAGRAWANRRHPGQPVKLPLFLLAVVIAQAAFGMWTVTLKLWPQVVTGHLLGGFATLSLLFLLTLRLSGVLPALTVPKRLQYWATAGLLLVIGQIALGGWVSSNYAAVACIDFPTCHGQWLPPADFANGFHLTQHIGPNYLGGQLDSDARTAIHLTHRIGALLVTVVLLGLAWQLKAVGMTRLAGLLLIALAAQITLGISNVLFHLPLPVAVAHNAGGAALLLTLVLVNYHARTSLLRVSQPGLVRWRLSAHKPVVAPIALKGETPWRV
- a CDS encoding SURF1 family protein, whose protein sequence is MKCFRPGVIPTVVVALLLPLMVALGFWQLGRGAEKTALLASYAERRVAEPLASSELLGNADPAYRRVRLHGQFDPAHTLLLDNRQRGGKVGVELLQPFQDQRSGLWLLVNRGWLPWPDRRVPPQFTTPAEALTLDAWVYVAPGATFQLHADPVSHVWPQTITAVEPGKLWQTLERDGFAYELRAEPGPASYQTDWPVVAMGPEKHLGYAVQWFAMATALLGLYLYLGWHNAKEKRHGKRHESTQHV
- a CDS encoding twin transmembrane helix small protein — translated: MFKAAIVLMLIATVVSLFSGLFFLVKDDSSSNRLVIALSVRVALAVVTVGLMAWGFYSGQLVSHVPW
- a CDS encoding cytochrome c oxidase subunit 3, producing the protein MATHEHYYVPAQSKWPIIATLGMFVTVYGLATWFNDLKAARPDSHGPLIFFVGGLLLAYMLFGWFGAVIKESRAGLYSPQLDRSFRWGMSWFIFSEVMFFVAFFGALFYIRVVSAPGLAGEGSKGLSEMLWPNFEYVWPLLNNPDPKLFPPPKDVISPWGLPLLNTILLVSSSVTITIAHHALKKGHRGALKLWLAITVLLGIAFLGFQAEEYIHAYQELGLTLGSGIYGATFFMLTGFHGAHVTIGTIILFVMLMRIMKGHFDNEHQFGFEAASWYWHFVDVVWIGLFFFVYVL
- a CDS encoding cytochrome c oxidase assembly protein translates to MADSISLKKLVTRLLLVVVAMFVFGFALVPIYDVMCKAFGINGKTGGQYAGEQVVDTSRQVRVQFLSTNTADMPWDFYPKHDELTANPGAVNEMVFIARNPTDKPMSAQAVPSIAPSNAAAFFHKTECFCFTQQVLQPGQQIEMPVRFIVDRDMPKEVKHLTLSYTLFDITARHPPVAVNTGG
- the ctaD gene encoding cytochrome c oxidase subunit I, whose amino-acid sequence is MSAVIDDHGHADHAHGPAKGLMRWVLTTNHKDIGTLYLWFAFCMFLLGGSFAMVIRAELFQPGLQIVQPEFFNQMTTMHGLVMVFGAVMPAFVGLANWMIPLMVGAPDMALPRMNNFSFWLLPAAFLLLVSTLFTPGGGPNFGWTFYAPLSTTYAPESVTFFIFAIHLMGISSIMGAINVVATILNLRAPGMTLMKMPLFVWTWLITAFLLIAVMPVLAGCVTMMLMDIHFGTSFFSAAGGGDPVLFQHVFWFFGHPEVYIMILPAFGAVSQIIPTFARKPLFGYTSMVYATASIAFLSFIVWAHHMFVVGIPLVGELFFMYATMLIAVPTGVKVFNWASTMWQGSMTFETPMLFAVAFVILFSIGGFSGLMLAIAPADFQYQDTYFVVAHFHYVLVPGAIFGIFASAYYWLPKWTGHMYDETLGKLHFWLSFVGMNLTFFPMHFVGLAGMPRRIPDYNLQFADFNMVSSIGAFMFGATQIFFLFIVIKTIRGGAPAPAKPWDGAEGLEWSVPSPAPYHTFTTPPEVK
- the coxB gene encoding cytochrome c oxidase subunit II: MMRHPHVWMGLLLWSIFSPANAAWTVNMAPGATEISHAVFDLHMTIFWICVVIGIIVFGAMFWSMMVHRRSTGQVAAKFHESTGVEIMWTIVPLLILVAMAVPATATLIKMYDTSEPDIDIQITGYQWKWHYKYLGQDVEFFSNLATPAEQIHNKEAKGEHYLLEVDKPLVLPIGAKVRFLVTSADVIHSWWVPAFAVKRDAIPGFVNEAWTRIDKPGLYRGQCAELCGKDHGFMPIVVEVKEQADYEKWLAERKAEAAQLKELTSKEWTLDELNERGDKVYHTTCVACHQAEGQGLPPMFPALKGSKIATGPIKDHLSIVYHGKPGTAMAAFGKQLSEVDIAAVVTYERNAWGNNKGDMVTPKEVLELKQAESK
- a CDS encoding SulP family inorganic anion transporter, with the translated sequence MRAAQLKAVLPRELLASVVVFLVALPLCMGIAIASGLPPAKGLITGIIGGLVVGWLAGSPLQVSGPAAGLAVLVFELVRQHGVEMLGPILLLAGFLQLVAGRLKLGCWFRVTAPAVVYGMLAGIGVLIVLSQIHVMLDAKPQPSGLDNLTAFPAAVAQALPSFGWQAGLLGLSTIAVMWLWEKFRPHSLRFIPGALLGVGLATVASLMLALQVKRVEVPANLAEAIDWLKPADLMSLADPTLLIAAFAVAFIASAETLLSAAAVDRMHSGVRSDFDRELSAQGVGNMLCGLVGALPMTGVIVRSSANVQAGATTRYSTIFHGLWLLAFVLLLSSVLQSIPVASLAGVLVYTGFKLVDLKAFRGLGRYGRMPMFTYAATALAIIFTDLLTGVLIGFGLTMLKLAFKASRLKISLIDLPQDGEMELRLVGAATFLKVPALTQVLGSIPHGTTVHVPLNNLSYIDHSCLELLEEWGRANAAKGSKLLIESRGLKRRLEGRVRTNTGIGAAG